One Bacteroidota bacterium genomic window carries:
- a CDS encoding RtcB family protein has protein sequence MFQKIDDYRYLIPKSYKKGMLIDGLVYADEAMIKHIEKDQTKEQIANVATLPGMIGRSLAMPDAHQGYGFCIGGVAAADIDNGVVSAGGVGFDINCGVRLLSTPFLDKEVRPMLEQLLNQLFRDIPCGTGKSGLLNVTKAELDNVLHDGASWAVKHGYGKEDDLKHIEDYGKIPNADAALVSSRAKERGHDQLGTLGSGNHFLEIQVITEIFEPETAFKFGLQKNQIVVLIHSGSRGLGHQVCTDYLDIMQEGMKKYGISVVDRQLACVPIQSKEGRNYLSAMAASANFAFANRQMITHWTREAFQRIIGSGDLKIVYDVCHNIAKFEEHDIDSKIFGGNGGRKKVLVHRKGATRAFPKKHDALPLELQESGQPVLIPGSMGTCSYVLVGTERAMQETFGSSCHGAGRSMSRSQAKRETSPEKLMKQMKNQNILVRSQTISGLTEEKPDAYKNVSDVVDVIHNAGIARKVAKMVPIAVMKG, from the coding sequence ATGTTTCAAAAAATTGATGATTATAGATATTTGATTCCGAAGAGTTATAAAAAAGGAATGCTGATAGATGGATTGGTGTATGCCGACGAAGCGATGATTAAACACATCGAGAAAGATCAGACGAAAGAACAAATTGCTAATGTTGCAACACTTCCGGGAATGATCGGTCGATCGCTCGCTATGCCCGACGCACACCAAGGTTACGGATTTTGCATCGGCGGAGTTGCAGCAGCAGATATTGACAACGGAGTAGTTTCGGCTGGTGGGGTCGGTTTTGATATTAACTGCGGCGTTCGTTTATTATCAACTCCTTTTTTGGATAAAGAGGTCCGTCCGATGTTAGAGCAACTTTTGAATCAACTTTTCCGTGATATTCCATGCGGTACCGGAAAAAGCGGACTGTTGAATGTTACAAAAGCAGAACTCGATAATGTTCTGCACGATGGCGCATCATGGGCTGTTAAACATGGATATGGAAAAGAAGACGACTTAAAACATATCGAGGATTACGGAAAAATTCCAAATGCCGATGCTGCCCTTGTAAGCTCACGCGCTAAAGAGCGCGGGCACGACCAACTTGGTACACTAGGTTCCGGTAACCACTTCCTCGAAATTCAAGTCATTACAGAAATTTTTGAGCCAGAAACTGCTTTCAAATTCGGGTTGCAAAAAAATCAGATAGTCGTTTTGATTCATAGCGGATCACGCGGATTGGGGCATCAAGTGTGTACCGATTATTTAGATATTATGCAAGAAGGAATGAAAAAATATGGAATCAGTGTTGTTGACCGGCAGCTTGCCTGTGTTCCAATTCAATCGAAGGAAGGGCGCAATTACCTTTCGGCAATGGCGGCTTCAGCAAACTTTGCATTTGCAAACCGGCAGATGATTACTCATTGGACTCGCGAGGCATTTCAAAGAATTATCGGCAGCGGCGATTTGAAAATTGTTTACGATGTTTGCCATAATATTGCCAAGTTCGAAGAACATGATATCGATTCAAAAATATTTGGCGGAAATGGTGGAAGAAAAAAAGTCCTCGTTCACAGGAAAGGAGCAACACGAGCGTTTCCTAAAAAACACGATGCATTACCTCTTGAGTTACAGGAATCAGGACAGCCTGTTCTGATCCCCGGCAGTATGGGAACTTGCTCCTATGTTCTTGTCGGCACAGAACGGGCTATGCAAGAAACTTTTGGTTCTTCCTGCCATGGTGCGGGACGTTCAATGAGCCGGTCACAGGCAAAGCGTGAAACGAGTCCTGAAAAATTAATGAAGCAAATGAAAAACCAAAACATTTTAGTCCGCTCTCAAACAATATCCGGACTTACTGAAGAAAAACCAGATGCTTACAAAAATGTCAGCGATGTTGTAGATGTTATTCACAACGCCGGAATTGCAAGGAAAGTAGCTAAAATGGTACCT